In Quercus robur chromosome 11, dhQueRobu3.1, whole genome shotgun sequence, the sequence ctttctccttggCACGgactgggaggctctggttcttggccttttttcccagcccctttttttggcttgcttccttctccttttatactagcctttagcctccctccaacgtccacgtgtaggttcagctttctagggctgatacttgtcctatcagcccatacccaaagtggttgggggtggttctAAAAGCTGAAAAACATTACTCTGTCAGGAGCAGAGTACTTAATCGCAGTAATGGTAGCCCTTCCCTTGTCCTTTGTcaccacactgttcaggggtcttttccccaTCAATGCAGAGGTGTTTAGCTTTTCCAtgaactgttcctataccgtacttgccctttcttccaggagcgctttgggatgccgaggacaaaatcgtcctcggctatatctctaagccatttggactttcgttgtatgtcctcggcaatatccttcctcggctcgggccttgagCCCTAACGTAAAGTGGGCTAGGGTCACAAGTTCTCTGGCTCCACAAAaactataactaattttgtaactaaactttgtccttcctaaattaatttaaaaattacaagaaaatgtCAATTAAGCTTTTGTTAAAGCTTCACTTAGATTTTAACGGGGTCATGAAGCACTTAAGTGTCATTGTTGTGCTCATTGTCATCGAGGATAAAGATATTATTTATGCTAGTCATAAGTCCATTTGCAAGTTTTTCATGATTATGCTTTTGAGTCATTGAATAATATAAATGTTTTTGTAAATAGAGGCATCAacattattgatctttaattttcttgaaattttgcaagtatggaggatacaagaagaaaatgtaatccaatagtggatttgtcaaaattcacttccaataaaaagatattaagtaagtttgTAGTACAAgtttacaactaattttgtaactaaattttgtccttcctaaattaatttaaaaattacaaggAAATCTTGGTTGAGCTTTTGTTAAGGTCATGAGGCACTCAAGTGTCGTTGTTGTGCTCATCATCATCGAGGATAAAGACATTATTTATGCTAGTCATAAGTCCGTTTGCAAGTTTTTCACACTTATGCTTTTGAGTCATTGAATAATATAAATGTTTTTGTCACTACAGGCATCCacattattgatttttaattttcttgaaattttgcaagcatggaggatataagaagaagatgtaatctaatagtggatttgtcaaaatccacctctaataaaaagatattaaataagtttatagtataaggttacaactaattttgtagttaaactttgtccttcctaaattaatttaaaaattacaagaaaatgcTAGTTGAGCTTTTGTTAAGGCTCCATTTAGATTTTAACGGGGTCATGAGGCACTCAAGTGTCGTTGTGCTCATTGTCATCGAGGATAAAGACATTATTTATGCTAGTCATAAGTCTGTCTGCAAGTTTTTCACACTTATGCTTTTGagtcattaaataatataaatatttttgtcacTACAAGCATCAACATTAttgattattaattttcttgaaaattttgcaagcatagaggatataagaagaaaatgtaatccaatggtgaatttgtcaaaattcacctccaataaaaatatattaagtaagTTTGTAGCATAAGGttacaaataattttatagctaaactttcTCCTTcctaaattaatttaaaaattacaagaaaatgttGGTTGAGCTTTTGTTAAAGCTTCACTTAGATTTTAATGGGGTCATGAGGCACTCAAGTGTCGTTGTTGTGCTCATCATCATCGAGGATAAAGACATTATTTATGCTAGTCATAAGTCCGTCTGCAAGTTTGTTTGAGTCATTGAATAATATAAATGTTTTTGTCACTACAGGCATCAACATTATTCAACCGCTTGACTTAGTAGGTAATTGCAGAAACACGAAATTGTTATGTACCAACTGACGGCATGTGTTCAATGAGTTCTATCTATAAATACTTTCATTGCAATTTGCATTCCACCACGCATCTAATTAGAACATCATCATGGaggtttctttttcttgcaaCATGTTGATGCGCTTCCTTTACATAATCTCTTTGTTTCATCTTATGCATTCGTCTCCTTCCAGGCAACTCTGCCATGAAAATGAGAGGTCAGCCTTGTTGCAATACAAGGAAAGCTTTATCATAAACAAGTCTGTCTCTTTCTATGATCCTATTGCAAATCATAGGGTTGAATCTTGGAAACTAGAAGGAGAAAAAAGTGATTGCTGCTCTTGGGATGGTGTTGACTGTGATGAGGACACAGGTCATGTGATTGGCCTTGACCTCGCAAACAGTTGTCTCTATGGTTCAATCAACTCCAACAGTACTCTCTTCCATCTTGTTCACCTTCAAAGCCTTAACCTCGCTAACAACAACTTAAACTACTCTCAAATCCCATACGAGGTAGGCAACCTTTTAAAACTGACATatctcaatctctcttcttctaTGTTTTCTGGTCAAATcccatttgaaatttcaaagctGTCCCAATTGTCATCCCTAGATCTGTGTTGCAATTATGATTATGATTTGCCTTTAGGCAAATACCTCCTGCAATTCAAAGAGTTAGGCTTAACAAGCCTAGTTAGAAATTTAACCCGCATAGAATATCTTGATCTGAGTGGGGTGAACATATTCTCCACGGTGCCTAATATCTTTGCAAACTTGTCCACTTTAAGGTCCCTTTATCTTCATGACTGTGGAATGCATGAGGAATTTCCTAAAGGCATCTTTAAGCTACCAAATTTACTGGTTCTTGACATGAAGTATAACGAAGTTCTCACTGGTTCTTGGCCTGACTTTCAAAATTGGAGCTCTCCCCTTGAGGATATGACCCTTGCAGGTACTAGTTTCTCTGGTGAGCTACCAGCTTCAATGGGAAATCTCGGCTCCCTGATTGCTTTGGACATGTGGAATTGCAACATCTCAGGGTCCATTCCTTTTTCAATCGGTAACCTCACAAATCTCAGTTACCTTAAGCTTTCACAAAACACTTTGGTTGGTAACATTCCATCTTCAATTGGAAATCTTATCCAATTTATGTTTCTAGACTGCTACGCTAATCAAGTGACTGGTCCAATCCCTTTTGAGCTTGCAAACATGACACAATTGACTACTCTTAGCTTAGGAAAAAATCAATTAACCAGTTCAATCCCTTTTGGGCTTGCAAAGACACAACTAAGTTTCCTTTACTTGGGTTTTAATGGATTAACTGGTCCAATCCCTTTTGATCTTACAAACCTAACACGACTAACCATCCTTGGCTTGGGCAACAATAAATTGACTGGTCAAATCCCTTTTGAGCTTGCAAAACTAACGCAATTAACTATCTTTGCCTTGTCAAACAATCTTTTAACTGGTCCAATTCTTTTTGAGCTTGCAAACCTAACACAATTGACTAGCCTTAGCATGAGCTATAATCGATTAACTGGTCCAATTCCTTTCGGGCTTAGGAAGCTAACACAATTAAATAACTTGGATCTTGCAGGCAATAAATTTCATGGTCAGTTTCCAATCTTAATTTTCAATCTAAAGAATCTTAAGGCTCCTGATATTTCTGATAATCACCTCAGTGGTATTAGGTGGATATGCAACATGACTTCTCTTGATTTCATTGATGTTTCTGATAACTATTTTAGTGGCTCACTTCCTCAATGCTTGCACAATATGCTCCAAGGAAGCAAATTGAGAATGATTAGTTTGAGAGGAAACAAATTCCACGGATTGTTACCAAGATCATTAGCCAATTGTACAATGCTAGAGGCCATTGATGTTAGTAACAACCAATTCAATGACATTTTTCCCTCTTGGTTGGGAAATCTTCCAAATTTAAAGCTTCTCCTCTTGCAATGAAACAAATTCTATggtaaaatattagaaaatccTGAATCCAATCATGAGTTTCCTAACTTGCGAGTACTTGATCTCTCTTACAATAGTTTTACAGGAAAATTACCCTCAAATTCTTTCAGGAATTGGAATGCCTTGAAATTGGACAATGAAGACCACCTAACATACATTCAAGCTGAAAAATCTTCCCGTGAGGGGAGTTTCAATGCATTTTACTGGTACATTTATTCAATGAAAATAACAAACAAAGGCATAGATATGGTATACCACAAGGTCCAACAATCCTTTAGAGCCATCGATATGTCAAGCAATAAGTTTGTTGGAGAGATTCCAGAATCTGTTGGAGATCTAAGAGGGCTTCATATGCTTAATATTTCCAATAATATTCTCACTGGACACATTCCACCATCTCTAGGGAATCTTACAAGGCTAGAATCATTAGACCTTTCTCAAAATAAGCTTTCAGGGGAGATTTCACAACAATTAACACAACTTACTTTTCTTGAATGGTTCAATGTTTCTCATAACAATCTCACTGGCTCTATACCACATGGGAAACAATTTGACACATTTGAAAATAGTTCGTTTCAAGGAAATTTAGGCTTGTGTGGGAATCCATTATCAAAGAAATGTTGGAATTTTGATTCTTCACCACCTTCACCTTCAATTTCTGAACAAAGTCAGGACTCATCTGGGTTTCTCTTTGATTTTGGTTGGAAAATAGTTCTTGTTGGGTATGGATTTGGACTTATCAACGGAGTGATAATTGGCAATATTGTGGTAACAAAAAAACAGGATTGGTTCATGAAGACCTTTGGAATGAAGCAATGGAGACGAAGGAACATGAGAAGGGAACCTAGAAACTGAGAACTCACACCTTGCAAGGAAATAAATATGCCCAATcctttaaagtttttttttagcctttttttttctgtgttttggtgtttaatttgtttcttctttttcatttttttttttttaatattttgggtTGGGTAGTATTAGTATTAGTCTATATCATATCATGTGTAACGTGTTTACTATGTGTAATTATAACTGTATTCTACATATCATGTTGAATTAAGGTCATATGAATTATATCTTtccattagttttttttggaaGTTTAACACAAAATCAATAGTATTACTATTGATGTAGCTGTAACAACTAATTGAACGACAGCAACGCAAGAAGAACTCTGCCATCACCTTTTTTCCTGCCTCATCTACTTTAATCACTGTCTAAACAATATGCGGCTGGACTTgtggttttcacttttcaccaCATTTCCTAAAATAAACAAGATGGACATTAAATCCATTAAGCTATCAGTGTATTGTCTATCGATATGAAACCCCCTGCATACATTAAATACATTCTCAACATAACATTTAACAAGTTGCTGTAACTTAAAGAATTTGGGATGACAATATTCTCATAGAAGGGATAGTACCACTATCTctcattttaaataatttttagaaaaatgtgaGAGACAcaacatttatttgattttgtatggtttacttgggtttttatttttattttttttaatgtcactCGTCTTAGATCTAGATTATGACATAAAACCATTCAAGGATTTCACATTGTCATACACCAACTGAGAGATCATCACACAAATTATGTTACGTGTATGAAAGTGTCAGTAGGATCTAGGAAAATATATCATAATTCTAGAGAACTTTTCGTGGATGACACTAACAACAATTTCTATAAATATGCTATAATTTCAGTCAACAAACTCTTAGGTAGAATAGCAAAAATCCTCACTCATCAGTTGTACACCTATGACTTGTCAAGCCCGGACAAAACTTAGTTGTGAAAGAATATCCTCATTCCTCTGTACCACTTTTCACCCCCACAGTTCATACAATCTGCAACACACAAGCATTGAAGTCATGAGCAAATGTGTCTTCAATGATCAAAGTAAATATCTTCCATTCTACCACTTTGAGCAACAATACAACCATCATGAATCACAAGCAAACAAAACTTGTAATAGCAGTGATTAGGCACAAGTTAATACACAAGAATCCTCTTTGCTATTAATAAATGTAATGCAAATTCTCAGGAACGCACCACACCACACCAGCCAATGAACTATAGATAAACTGGCACCTTCCTCCACCCATAATGATAAATGATGGAATGGTGGGTGAGAGGCTGTTGATTCAAGACCGCTGGGTGCGtgtttaaaatact encodes:
- the LOC126705046 gene encoding receptor-like protein 7, yielding MEVSFSCNMLMRFLYIISLFHLMHSSPSRQLCHENERSALLQYKESFIINKSVSFYDPIANHRVESWKLEGEKSDCCSWDGVDCDEDTGHVIGLDLANSCLYGSINSNSTLFHLVHLQSLNLANNNLNYSQIPYEVGNLLKLTYLNLSSSMFSGQIPFEISKLSQLSSLDLCCNYDYDLPLGKYLLQFKELGLTSLVRNLTRIEYLDLSGVNIFSTVPNIFANLSTLRSLYLHDCGMHEEFPKGIFKLPNLLVLDMKYNEVLTGSWPDFQNWSSPLEDMTLAGTSFSGELPASMGNLGSLIALDMWNCNISGSIPFSIGNLTNLSYLKLSQNTLVGNIPSSIGNLIQFMFLDCYANQVTGPIPFELANMTQLTTLSLGKNQLTSSIPFGLAKTQLSFLYLGFNGLTGPIPFDLTNLTRLTILGLGNNKLTGQIPFELAKLTQLTIFALSNNLLTGPILFELANLTQLTSLSMSYNRLTGPIPFGLRKLTQLNNLDLAGNKFHGQFPILIFNLKNLKAPDISDNHLSGIRWICNMTSLDFIDVSDNYFSGSLPQCLHNMLQGSKLRMISLRGNKFHGLLPRSLANCTMLEAIDVSNNQFNDIFPSWLGNLPNLKLLLLQ
- the LOC126705047 gene encoding receptor-like protein 9DC3 encodes the protein MVYHKVQQSFRAIDMSSNKFVGEIPESVGDLRGLHMLNISNNILTGHIPPSLGNLTRLESLDLSQNKLSGEISQQLTQLTFLEWFNVSHNNLTGSIPHGKQFDTFENSSFQGNLGLCGNPLSKKCWNFDSSPPSPSISEQSQDSSGFLFDFGWKIVLVGYGFGLINGVIIGNIVVTKKQDWFMKTFGMKQWRRRNMRREPRN